Proteins from a genomic interval of Brachionichthys hirsutus isolate HB-005 unplaced genomic scaffold, CSIRO-AGI_Bhir_v1 contig_700, whole genome shotgun sequence:
- the LOC137914196 gene encoding transmembrane emp24 domain-containing protein 7-like: MSGSYRMLLRVLWAQLLCGWVLGSELTFELPDNAKQCFYEDIIIGTKCTLEFQVVTGGHYDVDCRLEDPDGTTLYKEMKKQYDSFTFTAAKNGTFKFCFSNEFSTFTHKTVYFDFQVGDDPPLFPSENRVTALTQMESACVSIHEALKSIIDYQTHFRLREAQGRSRAEDLNTRVAFWSIGEAIILLVVSISQVVLLRSFFSDRKTTTTRVGS, translated from the exons ATGTCCGGATCCTATCGAATGCTGCTGCGGGTGCTGTGGGCCCAGCTGCTCTGTGGGTGGGTGCTGGGCTCTGAGCTAACTTTTGAGCTACCGGATAACGCCAAACAGTGTTTCTACGAGGACATCATCATCGGCACAAAGTGCACGCTAGAGTTTCAG GTGGTGACCGGTGGCCACTATGATGTGGACTGTCGTTTGGAAGACCCAGATGGCACGACACTTTACAAGGAAATGAAGAAGCAATATGACAGCTTTACCTTCACAGCAGCCAAGAATGGCACCTTCAAGTTCTGCTTCAGCAATGAGTTTTCCACCTTCACGCACAAGACGGTTTATTTTGACTTCCAGGTCGGCGATGACCCTCCACTCTTCCCTAGTGAGAACAGAGTCACTGCTCTCACCCAG ATGGAATCAGCCTGTGTGTCCATCCATGAGGCTCTAAAGTCAATCATTGACTACCAGACACACTTTCGCCTCCGTGAGGCCCAGGGACGCAGTCGGGCCGAGGACCTCAACACCCGCGTTGCCTTCTGGTCAATTGGAGAAGCCATTATCCTTCTGGTGGTCAGCATCAGTCAGGTGGTCCTGCTGAGAAGCTTTTTCTCCGACAGGAAGACCACCACAACCAGGGTCGGATCGTAA
- the LOC137914201 gene encoding RNA-binding protein MEX3B-like, translating into MPSSTSLLEGDEGESEVPPPLVHAFAGTGLEEHHGTQSQISEHADESLSFHRHHLQAASHYNFLGTVLDLKPLPLHRPTSGDEEPEAAADSSSCAGKPLLAQAHLHRHLPPGPGGSLMPSGLESPHVETVLLYNGDELEDAVVGGGAPPSSNNMAMVPPAAHGELGYEAEASLLNRRKSVNTTECVAVPSSEHVAEIVGRQGCKIKALRAKTNTYIKTPVRGEQPVFLVTGRKEDVAMAKREILSAAEHFSLIRASRNKTGPLSATTGPGTPSLPGQTTIQVRVPYRVVGLVVGPKGATIKRIQQQTHTYIVTPSRDKEPVFEVTGMPENVDRARDEIEAHIALRTGTCGGVEAPGADNNDFQFNGTDVSFDASALAVGLGEAGWLRAGASSPAGRGGGGGVMSINGAQRMNGNVNAGARMSSTYRNDSSSSLGSGCSSADSFHGNGDANRMADSSPTCVFNANANNNNNNGGHGGGSASFWFGESLLAVGSEELVGLGGGGSSSGFDPLTISTAQTSHPGLQPQVWSPFVDNQPHQGFEACQSQISQPGTPRLSPTVSGTEALEHPKAQRVHRGPLGSAATLDAHRFPSYSSAFSSSGESTASSSSSPPESSLSYRPGLSSTVRGQELCIHCMDSQVIAALVPCGHNLFCLDCATHICQGPDAACPVCLSPVTQAIQLRNM; encoded by the exons ATGCCTAGCAGCACGTCTTTGCTGGAGGGCGACGAGGGAGAGTCTGAGGTCCCACCGCCGCTAGTGCACGCTTTTGCCGGTACGGGCCTTGAGGAGCACCACGGCACCCAGAGCCAGATCTCCGAGCACGCAGACGAGAGTCTTTCCTTTCACCGCCACCACCTCCAAGCGGCTTCTCATTACAACTTCCTCGGGACGGTTCTCGACCTGAAACCTTTGCCGCTGCACCGACCGACCTCGGGGGACGAGGAGCCCGAGGCTGCGGCCGACTCCTCGAGCTGCGCCGGTAAGCCGCTGCTAGCTCAGGCCCACCTTCACCGACACCTCCCCCCGGGCCCGGGAGGCTCCTTAATGCCGTCCGGGCTGGAGTCGCCGCACGTCGAGACGGTGTTGTTGTACAACGGGGACGAACTGGAGGACGCTGTGGTCGGCGGCGGCGCCCCGCCGTCGTCGAACAACATGGCGATGGTGCCGCCGGCCGCGCACGGGGAGTTGGGCTACGAGGCCGAGGCGTCGCTGTTGAATCGTCGTAAGAGCGTCAACACGACGGAATGCGTGGCCGTTCCGAGCTCCGAGCATGTCGCGGAGATCGTCGGGAGGCAGG GCTGTAAGATAAAGGCACTTCGGGCCAAGACGAACACGTACATTAAGACGCCAGTGAGGGGAGAGCAGCCCGTCTTTCTTGTGACGGGACGCAAAGAAGATGTTGCCATGGCGAAGAGGGAGATCCTGTCCGCTGCCGAACATTTTTCACTCATCAGAGCTTCTCGGAATAAGACGGGCCCCCTGTCAGCTACAACCGGTCCGGGGACCCCTTCTTTACCCGGGCAGACAACCATTCAG GTGCGGGTACCGTATCGCGTTGTGGGGCTGGTTGTGGGTCCGAAAG GGGCGACCATCAAACGTATCCAACAGCAGACCCACACTTACATCGTGACTCCCAGTCGCGACAAAGAGCCAGTGTTCGAGGTCACCGGGATGCCAGAGAACGTGGATCGGGCGAGGGATGAGATCGAGGCGCACATCGCCCTCCGTACAGGAACCTGTGGAGGCGTCGAGGCTCCTGGCGCAGACAACAACGACTTTCAGTTCAATGGGACGGATGTCAGCTTCGATGCCTCTGCGTTAGCGGTCGGGTTGGGGGAGGCTGGCTGGCTCCGCGCGGGGGCATCGTCGCCGGCTGgtcgtggcggcggcggcggcgtgatgAGCATCAATGGTGCTCAGAGGATGAACGGCAACGTTAACGCCGGTGCCAGGATGTCTTCCACCTACCGCAATGACAGCTCCAGCTCCCTGGGCAGCGGCTGCAGCTCGGCCGACTCGTTCCACGGCAACGGAGATGCCAATCGAATGGCCGACTCGAGCCCGACCTGCGTGTTCAACGCCAacgctaacaacaacaacaacaacggcggCCACGGCGGCGGCAGTGCAAGTTTCTGGTTTGGCGAGAGTCTTCTTGCCGTGGGGTCTGAGGAGCTGGTCGGCCTGGGAGGCGGAGGCTCCTCGTCGGGGTTCGACCCGTTGACCATCTCCACCGCCCAAACGTCGCACCCGGGGCTGCAGCCACAAGTCTGGAGTCCCTTCGTGGATAACCAACCCCACCAGGGGTTTGAAGCCTGCCAATCTCAG ATCAGTCAGCCTGGGACGCCTCGTCTTTCCCCCACCGTCTCTGGAACAGAGGCCCTGGAGCACCCGAAGGCCCAGCGTGTCCACCGAGGGCCCCTCGGCTCGGCCGCGACCCTCGACGCTCACAGGTTCCCCTCCTACAGCTCGgccttctcctcttccggcGAGAGCActgcctcctcctcgtcctctcctcCTGAATCGTCCCTTTCCTACCGACCGGGGCTCAGCTCGACGGTGAGAGGACAGGAGCTGTGCATCCACTGCATGGACAGTCAGGTGATCGCTGCCTTGGTTCCCTGCGGCCACAACCTCTTTTGCTTGGATTGCGCCACCCACATTTGCCAGGGTCCAGATGCTGCGTGTCCTGTGTGCCTGTCTCCGGTCACACAAGCCATTCAGCTCCGCAATATgtga